A part of Verrucomicrobiota bacterium genomic DNA contains:
- a CDS encoding MFS transporter → MKTIDRPSGSDRIAQIKNVIRVSSGNFLEMYDFIVFGYYARAIGRTFFPVENPYASLMLSLMTFGAGFLMRPVGAIVLGAYIDRYGRRAGLLLTLALMSIGTLTIACLPGYATIGLFAPLLILLSRLLQGFSAGVELGGVSVYLAEIATPGHKGFYVSWQSASQQVAVMVTALLGVILSELLPPPTMDRWGWRVPFLVGCLIIPLLFLLRRSLAETEAFQARKRHPTMSQIISTLAANWTIVLAGVMLVAMTTVSFYLITAYTPTFGQSELHLTSVASLIVTLCVGLSNFIWLPVMGSVSDRFGRKRLLIIFTVLALLTAYPAVLWLTAQPSFGRLLLVELWLSFVYASYNGAMVVTLTEIMPADVRTTGFSLAYSLATAFLGGFTPAICTYLIHTTGNRAMPAVWMSFAALLGLIAALVIPHPEDASN, encoded by the coding sequence ATGAAAACCATCGACCGTCCGTCCGGCAGCGATCGGATCGCGCAGATCAAGAATGTTATCCGCGTCTCCAGCGGCAACTTCCTGGAGATGTATGACTTCATTGTGTTCGGGTACTACGCCAGAGCGATCGGGCGCACATTCTTTCCCGTCGAGAACCCGTACGCTTCGCTGATGTTGTCATTGATGACTTTCGGGGCCGGGTTTTTGATGCGGCCGGTCGGCGCGATTGTCCTTGGGGCGTACATCGACCGGTATGGCCGGCGTGCGGGCCTCCTTCTGACGCTGGCGTTGATGTCAATCGGGACCCTTACCATCGCCTGCTTGCCCGGGTACGCGACGATAGGTTTGTTCGCGCCGTTGCTGATTCTCTTGAGCCGGCTGCTGCAAGGGTTTTCGGCAGGAGTGGAGCTGGGGGGTGTTTCGGTCTACCTGGCGGAAATCGCGACGCCCGGCCACAAAGGCTTCTACGTCAGTTGGCAGTCAGCGAGCCAGCAGGTGGCGGTGATGGTGACGGCGCTGCTGGGGGTCATTTTGAGCGAGTTGCTCCCGCCACCTACGATGGACCGCTGGGGTTGGCGCGTTCCGTTCCTGGTCGGCTGCCTGATCATTCCCCTGCTCTTCCTGTTGCGGCGATCGCTGGCGGAAACCGAAGCCTTTCAGGCGCGCAAGCGTCACCCGACTATGTCCCAGATCATCAGCACCCTGGCCGCCAATTGGACCATCGTGCTGGCGGGCGTCATGCTGGTGGCCATGACCACCGTTTCCTTCTACCTGATTACCGCGTACACGCCGACCTTCGGCCAAAGCGAACTCCACCTTACGTCCGTGGCCAGCCTGATTGTCACGTTGTGCGTGGGGCTCTCCAATTTCATCTGGCTGCCGGTTATGGGTTCCGTCTCGGATCGATTCGGGAGGAAACGCCTTTTAATCATTTTCACGGTGCTGGCGTTGTTAACCGCCTACCCGGCCGTGCTGTGGCTGACCGCGCAGCCATCCTTCGGGCGCTTATTGCTGGTGGAACTCTGGCTGTCGTTTGTCTATGCAAGCTACAACGGCGCCATGGTGGTAACCTTGACGGAGATCATGCCGGCAGACGTCCGCACCACCGGATTCTCGCTCGCTTACAGTCTCGCGACGGCTTTTCTGGGCGGGTTTACTCCGGCGATCTGTACCTATCTTATTCACACCACCGGGAACCGGGCTATGCCGGCGGTGTGGATGTCATTTGCGGCACTGCTCGGTCTGATCGCCGCCCTGGTCATTCCCCACCCGGAAGACGCATCGAATTGA
- a CDS encoding AMP-binding protein gives MPDAFKAARDFLLAHRTNYEVACREFQWPELDRFNWALDWFDRIAAGERAEQPALWVAFEDGTETILSFRELSERSSRVANHYRRLGIRRGDRVLLMLGNVPPLWEAILALIKLGAVILPTAPLLSRDDLVDRLERGRVRHLVCAADCVSRFEHLGTSCTRVVVGGPAPAWHAHEDGYGAPADFEPEAETRAEDPMQLYFTSGTTSKPKLVLHTHVTYPVGHLSTMYWIGVRPGDVHCTIASPGWAKHAWSCLFAPWNAEATIFVFNQPRFNARGLLEALARAKVTTFCAPPTVWRMLVTQPLTDYKTHLREVVSAGEPLNPEIIDQVRAAWGLTIREGYGQTESTAVAGTSPAQPAKSASLGRPLPGFKLVLRDFSDREANEGELCVALEPRPVGLMPGYQKEDGTLAPLVGQVHRTGDVMSRDTEGYLAFVGRADDLFKASDYRISPFELESALIEHPDVVECAVVPSPDPVRLAVPKAFVMLRPGVEPSPETARSIFQHIRKTLAPFHRIRRIEFSDLPKTISGKIRRVELRHLEAANVQDGIRPAFEYREENFPE, from the coding sequence ATGCCGGATGCATTCAAAGCAGCGCGAGACTTCCTCCTCGCGCATCGTACGAATTATGAGGTTGCCTGCCGGGAATTCCAGTGGCCCGAGCTGGATCGCTTCAACTGGGCCCTTGACTGGTTTGATCGCATTGCGGCCGGCGAAAGGGCTGAGCAACCAGCGCTCTGGGTTGCCTTCGAGGACGGGACGGAAACGATTCTTTCCTTTCGCGAACTCTCCGAACGGTCTTCCCGGGTCGCCAACCATTACCGGCGCCTTGGCATTCGGCGTGGCGATCGTGTTCTGCTCATGCTGGGAAACGTTCCGCCTTTATGGGAGGCGATTCTAGCCCTGATTAAACTCGGGGCCGTGATTCTGCCGACCGCACCCCTGCTCAGCCGGGACGATCTGGTTGACCGCCTGGAAAGGGGGCGGGTGCGCCACCTCGTGTGTGCCGCAGATTGCGTTTCGAGGTTTGAACACCTCGGGACATCCTGTACGCGCGTGGTGGTCGGAGGCCCGGCGCCGGCGTGGCATGCGCACGAGGATGGGTACGGTGCACCGGCCGACTTTGAGCCGGAGGCAGAAACACGGGCCGAGGATCCGATGCAGCTTTATTTCACCTCGGGTACGACCTCAAAGCCGAAACTCGTGCTGCATACCCACGTCACCTACCCGGTAGGCCACCTTTCAACCATGTATTGGATCGGCGTGCGTCCCGGCGACGTACACTGCACGATCGCATCCCCCGGCTGGGCAAAACACGCCTGGAGCTGTCTTTTTGCGCCCTGGAACGCCGAGGCGACGATCTTCGTTTTCAACCAGCCGCGTTTCAACGCGCGCGGGCTGCTCGAAGCGCTTGCCCGTGCAAAGGTGACGACCTTCTGCGCTCCGCCCACCGTGTGGCGAATGCTGGTCACCCAGCCGCTCACTGATTACAAGACGCACCTGCGCGAGGTGGTGAGCGCCGGCGAACCGCTCAACCCGGAGATCATCGACCAGGTCCGGGCCGCCTGGGGACTTACCATCCGTGAGGGTTACGGCCAGACGGAAAGCACCGCCGTCGCGGGCACTTCTCCGGCGCAGCCCGCCAAATCGGCATCGCTGGGCAGACCACTGCCCGGTTTCAAGCTGGTTTTGCGGGATTTTTCCGATCGGGAGGCGAACGAAGGTGAACTCTGCGTCGCGCTCGAACCGCGCCCCGTGGGGCTCATGCCCGGGTACCAGAAAGAGGATGGCACCCTGGCCCCGCTTGTCGGGCAGGTTCACCGGACAGGCGACGTCATGTCGCGCGATACCGAGGGTTACCTTGCGTTCGTGGGCCGGGCCGACGACCTCTTCAAGGCGTCCGACTATCGCATCAGCCCCTTTGAACTGGAAAGCGCGCTGATCGAACACCCCGACGTGGTCGAATGCGCGGTGGTCCCCTCGCCTGACCCTGTCCGGCTGGCCGTGCCCAAGGCTTTTGTCATGCTCAGGCCGGGCGTCGAGCCTTCACCTGAGACCGCACGCTCGATCTTTCAGCATATCCGTAAAACGCTCGCGCCGTTCCATCGCATCCGGCGAATCGAATTTTCAGACCTGCCGAAAACGATCTCGGGCAAGATCCGCCGCGTTGAGTTACGCCACCTTGAGGCGGCTAATGTGCAGGATGGAATACGGCCGGCCTTCGAATATCGAGAAGAAAACTTCCCGGAATGA
- a CDS encoding MFS transporter yields the protein MHEAASSANLRTKVADRNLVHLGLIITFGIFATTLPQPQVLGRLPLQFLLKNDAGVTREQMAAFFFWCGLAWYLKPFAGILTDAFPLFGTRRRYYLLISSALACASWIGMTFLPPKYDALLWGAMIVNLFMVMASTVVGAFLVEAGQSMGATGRLTAQRVLVSNVCSLIQGPLGGLLATVGFMWATGANAAVVLSIFPVAYIFLREQSVAKSRGHEVFHNAGQQLRTIFRSRNLWMALLFMACFYFSPGFSTPLFYRQTDELHFSKQAIGNLGIFSGAFGILAAVVYGRLIKRVPIRIILFIGVVTAAVGTLLYLFYSTWTRAILIESQNGFFFTLAELALLDLAARATPAGCEGLGYSLMLSIRNVAVFGADIVGSHLADHQWPFASLVLLNAGTTAIVVVLLPLLPAALMRSKDRAADAAAAEAAPVPEG from the coding sequence ATGCACGAAGCCGCATCATCCGCTAACCTCCGGACAAAAGTCGCAGATCGGAACCTGGTTCACCTCGGGCTCATCATCACCTTCGGCATTTTTGCCACCACGCTCCCTCAGCCGCAGGTATTGGGCAGGCTCCCTTTGCAATTTCTCCTGAAGAATGATGCCGGCGTCACTCGTGAGCAAATGGCGGCGTTCTTTTTCTGGTGCGGGTTGGCCTGGTACCTGAAGCCGTTTGCCGGTATTCTCACCGATGCGTTCCCGCTTTTCGGGACTCGGCGGCGGTATTACCTGCTGATCAGCTCGGCGCTGGCCTGTGCGAGCTGGATCGGCATGACTTTCCTGCCGCCTAAGTACGACGCCCTGCTCTGGGGCGCCATGATCGTGAATCTTTTCATGGTGATGGCCTCAACGGTGGTCGGTGCATTTCTCGTCGAGGCAGGCCAAAGCATGGGCGCCACCGGCCGCCTGACGGCCCAGCGCGTGTTAGTATCCAACGTTTGCAGTCTCATTCAGGGACCGCTCGGCGGCTTGTTGGCAACCGTAGGATTCATGTGGGCGACCGGCGCAAACGCGGCCGTCGTGTTATCAATCTTTCCAGTCGCGTACATCTTCCTAAGGGAGCAGAGCGTCGCCAAAAGCCGGGGTCACGAGGTTTTTCACAACGCCGGCCAGCAGCTGAGGACCATTTTCCGCTCAAGAAATCTCTGGATGGCATTGCTGTTCATGGCGTGCTTCTACTTTTCACCCGGGTTTTCGACGCCGCTTTTCTACCGGCAAACCGACGAACTGCACTTCTCGAAGCAGGCCATCGGAAATCTCGGCATCTTCAGTGGCGCCTTTGGAATTCTGGCGGCAGTCGTATACGGCCGGCTGATCAAGCGGGTCCCGATCCGCATCATACTGTTCATCGGGGTCGTAACGGCGGCGGTTGGAACGCTTCTTTACCTTTTCTATTCAACGTGGACGCGGGCGATCCTCATCGAATCGCAGAACGGGTTCTTTTTTACCCTCGCCGAACTGGCCTTGCTGGACCTTGCGGCACGGGCAACGCCTGCGGGATGCGAAGGCCTCGGGTACTCCCTGATGCTTTCGATCCGCAATGTCGCCGTCTTCGGCGCCGATATCGTCGGCTCGCACCTGGCGGACCACCAATGGCCGTTCGCCAGCCTCGTCCTCCTTAATGCGGGCACGACGGCGATCGTAGTGGTTCTCCTGCCGTTGCTGCCTGCGGCGTTGATGCGCAGCAAGGATCGGGCCGCAGACGCAGCGGCTGCCGAGGCCGCCCCGGTGCCGGAAGGATAG
- a CDS encoding carbonic anhydrase → MGRLLDGVRRFHAQAFPQRRQLFQRLARAQQPETLLITCADSRVVPELFTQTEPGELFLCRNVGNVVPAYGAALGGVSAVIEYAVVALEVKSIVICGHSDCGAMKALVRPESLAGMPTVGSWLRHAAAAHSVVRVRYPDLDGDALVQALVEQNVLTQLDHLRTHPSVAARLAEGRLGVHGWTYEIGTGTVAMFDPAAGRFVPLKTAAGKDSKTKRGQAPAPEGEPDQPIGDSTNGKKSARNRRRETARSKPA, encoded by the coding sequence ATGGGCCGGTTACTCGACGGCGTGCGCCGCTTCCACGCGCAGGCTTTTCCGCAACGCCGCCAGCTCTTCCAGCGGCTTGCGCGGGCTCAACAGCCTGAAACGCTTTTAATTACGTGCGCGGATTCGCGTGTGGTGCCTGAACTGTTCACCCAGACCGAGCCGGGCGAACTCTTTCTCTGCCGCAACGTAGGTAATGTGGTGCCGGCATACGGCGCGGCGCTGGGCGGCGTGTCGGCAGTGATCGAGTACGCGGTGGTGGCGCTGGAAGTTAAAAGTATCGTGATCTGCGGTCATTCGGATTGCGGGGCGATGAAGGCGCTGGTCCGCCCGGAAAGCCTGGCCGGCATGCCGACGGTAGGTTCGTGGCTGCGGCACGCCGCGGCAGCGCACAGCGTCGTGCGTGTCCGGTACCCTGATCTGGACGGCGATGCCCTGGTGCAAGCCTTGGTCGAGCAGAATGTCCTCACTCAGTTGGATCATCTGCGGACTCATCCCTCCGTGGCGGCCCGATTGGCTGAAGGCCGGCTCGGCGTGCACGGCTGGACTTACGAGATCGGTACCGGGACGGTGGCGATGTTCGACCCGGCTGCGGGCCGGTTCGTTCCGCTGAAAACGGCGGCCGGCAAAGACAGCAAAACCAAGCGGGGCCAGGCGCCGGCTCCCGAAGGCGAACCTGACCAGCCCATTGGAGACAGTACGAACGGCAAAAAATCCGCCCGCAACCGGCGCCGGGAAACGGCGCGGTCCAAACCGGCCTGA
- the tkt gene encoding transketolase: MPDIESLSINTIRTLCMDAVQQANSGHPGTPMAMAPVAYVLWQDYLRFDPEDPIWPNRDRFILSAGHASTLLYSMLHLAGVKAVNRKYETLGELSVTLEDLKHFRQLESKCPGHPEYRWTSGVETTTGPLGQGVATSVGIALAGKWLAERYNRPDFTLFDYDVYALAGDGDMMEGISSEAASLAGHLRLSNLCWIYDSNRITIEGNTSLAFSEDVAGRFLAYGWSIQRVSNANDLDLLREAFEHFKKTTDRPTLIIVDSHIAYGAPTKQDTAAAHGEPLGDAEIRATKRRYQWPEDAKFLVPPEVLEDFKAKVGQRGAALRNQWMGLFSAYEKQYPDLAGETLSIQRRELPKGWDADIPTFPADPKGLATRDSSGKVLNAITKRHPWLIGGAADLAPSTKTYLSGQGDIGRNAFSGRNLHFGIREHAMGAALNGLALAKLRGFGAGFLIFSDYSRPALRLAAIMELPVIHIFTHDSIGVGEDGPTHQPIEHLPSLRAIPGLIVIRPGDANEVAEAWRVIMEQQHEPVALILSRQALPTLDRSKFGPASGLRRGAYILSEASNGKPDVLLLTTGSEVPLCVEAQAALKQQGVEARVVSMPSWELFEKQDAEYRESVIPAAIKARVSVEKAARFGWERYVGLEGERIGMKTFGASAPLKELQKKFGFTVDAVASAALEQVRKAKA, translated from the coding sequence ATGCCCGACATAGAATCTCTCTCAATCAACACGATCCGGACACTCTGCATGGATGCCGTCCAGCAGGCGAACTCGGGCCATCCAGGCACCCCGATGGCCATGGCGCCTGTAGCCTATGTGCTGTGGCAGGATTACCTGCGATTCGACCCTGAAGATCCGATCTGGCCTAACCGTGACCGCTTTATTCTCTCGGCGGGCCACGCGTCGACTTTGTTGTATTCCATGTTGCACCTGGCCGGTGTTAAGGCGGTTAACCGAAAATACGAAACCTTAGGCGAACTCTCCGTGACGCTGGAAGACCTCAAGCACTTCAGGCAACTGGAGAGCAAATGCCCGGGCCACCCGGAGTACCGCTGGACTTCCGGGGTGGAGACGACCACAGGGCCCCTGGGCCAGGGGGTGGCTACCAGTGTGGGAATCGCGCTGGCCGGCAAGTGGCTGGCCGAACGGTATAACCGCCCCGACTTTACCCTGTTCGACTACGACGTGTACGCGCTCGCCGGCGACGGGGACATGATGGAAGGTATCAGCAGCGAAGCTGCCTCTCTCGCGGGTCACCTCCGACTGTCTAATCTCTGCTGGATCTACGACAGTAACCGCATCACCATCGAGGGTAACACCAGTTTAGCTTTTTCCGAAGACGTGGCCGGGCGGTTTCTAGCGTATGGCTGGAGCATACAGCGGGTGTCGAACGCCAATGATTTGGACCTGTTGCGGGAAGCCTTCGAGCATTTCAAAAAGACCACCGATCGCCCGACCCTCATCATCGTCGACAGCCACATCGCCTACGGCGCCCCGACCAAGCAGGACACCGCCGCGGCTCACGGCGAACCTCTCGGGGACGCAGAAATCCGGGCGACCAAACGCCGTTACCAATGGCCGGAGGACGCCAAATTTCTGGTGCCCCCGGAAGTGCTGGAGGATTTCAAAGCCAAAGTCGGGCAACGCGGGGCGGCGCTGCGTAACCAGTGGATGGGGCTGTTCAGCGCCTACGAAAAGCAGTACCCGGACCTGGCGGGCGAAACGCTCTCAATCCAACGCCGGGAGCTGCCGAAGGGCTGGGATGCCGACATCCCCACCTTCCCGGCGGACCCGAAGGGGCTGGCCACTCGGGACTCTTCCGGAAAGGTGTTAAACGCCATCACCAAACGGCATCCTTGGCTGATCGGCGGCGCGGCCGACCTGGCGCCCTCGACCAAAACCTATCTTAGCGGTCAGGGCGATATCGGCCGGAATGCCTTCTCAGGCAGAAATCTCCACTTTGGTATCCGCGAACACGCCATGGGGGCCGCCCTGAACGGGTTGGCGCTCGCGAAGCTCCGAGGGTTCGGGGCGGGCTTTCTGATCTTCAGCGACTATAGCCGGCCGGCCTTGCGCCTGGCGGCGATCATGGAACTGCCGGTCATCCACATTTTCACCCACGATTCCATCGGCGTGGGCGAAGACGGGCCCACCCATCAACCGATTGAACACCTACCCTCATTACGGGCGATCCCCGGCCTGATCGTCATCCGGCCCGGCGATGCCAATGAAGTGGCTGAAGCCTGGCGTGTGATCATGGAACAGCAACACGAACCGGTGGCGCTCATTTTAAGCCGCCAAGCCTTGCCTACGCTGGACCGGTCCAAGTTCGGGCCTGCCTCGGGTTTGCGGCGGGGTGCCTATATCCTTTCGGAAGCCTCGAACGGCAAACCTGACGTCCTGCTGCTGACAACCGGCAGCGAGGTACCCCTTTGCGTGGAAGCCCAAGCGGCGCTGAAACAGCAAGGGGTCGAGGCGCGCGTGGTGAGCATGCCGTCGTGGGAATTGTTCGAAAAACAGGACGCAGAATATCGCGAATCCGTAATACCGGCAGCCATCAAAGCACGAGTCTCGGTGGAAAAGGCAGCCCGGTTCGGTTGGGAACGCTACGTCGGCTTGGAAGGCGAACGCATCGGCATGAAGACCTTCGGGGCTTCCGCGCCGTTAAAAGAGCTGCAGAAGAAGTTTGGGTTTACGGTGGACGCCGTTGCGTCGGCAGCTCTGGAGCAGGTGCGTAAAGCAAAAGCATAG
- a CDS encoding replication initiation protein — protein sequence MRERRRKQVAVIHNELARARTELTALGYRLVIMLAVKATQEGDLVTHRLRVKDYMAGLGLAGRSAYETLERAADEMMRSLVEINNPVDGSRTKFQIFSYAKYWDHQGIIELRFHDEMRPLLVQLKEHFTQVPLDVFLRLKSSYAMRMYMYVRSWNPRDVRNQLPVWEFTLERARSFLALKGSAYDEPKHIAVILKRAMRELNERADVTFRYDPIKEGKRVVGWSFRAIPNTPTMTLPSGAAAAKRREELYEQEQAAKLSRSSTARLESARKHWEDADDEQRRAWLAQFPGAWRLPADPTRPGAILLSNLAELLERDQNPSLPGIMTL from the coding sequence ATGCGCGAACGACGTCGCAAACAGGTCGCCGTGATCCATAACGAGCTCGCGCGCGCTCGGACGGAACTCACGGCCCTGGGCTACCGTTTGGTCATCATGCTGGCGGTCAAGGCCACGCAAGAGGGAGACCTTGTTACCCACCGGTTGCGCGTGAAAGACTACATGGCCGGGCTGGGGCTGGCCGGCCGTTCCGCGTATGAAACGCTCGAGCGGGCTGCCGATGAAATGATGCGGTCGTTGGTGGAAATCAACAACCCGGTGGATGGATCCCGAACCAAATTTCAAATCTTTTCGTACGCAAAGTATTGGGATCACCAGGGCATCATTGAGCTGCGTTTCCACGATGAAATGCGGCCTCTTCTGGTCCAGCTGAAGGAACACTTCACGCAGGTGCCGCTGGATGTCTTCCTCAGGCTCAAGAGTTCCTACGCGATGCGCATGTACATGTACGTCCGCTCCTGGAATCCGCGGGACGTTCGTAACCAGTTGCCCGTCTGGGAGTTTACCCTGGAACGGGCTCGGAGCTTCCTCGCGCTGAAGGGTTCAGCTTACGATGAACCGAAACACATCGCAGTGATTCTTAAACGCGCGATGCGCGAACTGAACGAGCGCGCCGACGTGACTTTTCGGTACGACCCGATCAAAGAAGGCAAGCGCGTCGTCGGTTGGTCCTTCCGGGCCATTCCGAACACGCCTACAATGACGCTGCCGTCCGGTGCTGCGGCCGCCAAACGCCGGGAAGAACTGTACGAACAGGAACAAGCGGCAAAACTGAGCCGGAGTTCCACAGCTCGTCTGGAGAGTGCCCGAAAGCATTGGGAGGACGCCGACGATGAGCAGCGCCGGGCGTGGTTGGCTCAATTCCCCGGGGCATGGCGTCTACCGGCGGATCCGACCCGGCCCGGAGCGATCCTGCTCTCCAACCTTGCTGAATTGCTTGAGCGGGATCAAAATCCTTCCCTGCCGGGCATAATGACGCTGTGA